One window of the Pyrus communis chromosome 17, drPyrComm1.1, whole genome shotgun sequence genome contains the following:
- the LOC137721948 gene encoding guard cell S-type anion channel SLAC1 — MDKRPVTCPSFRNSHFVDIHEVLPEEEEEEEEGIAREAEKADNSFSRNTKINRQMKRSDGSFNRQLSLETGFSVLRSESKAKDGRKVNLPRSGRSFGGFDSVTRVGMEGRRGDFSIFKTKSSNLSKQNSLLPTRKEIDMESQRTNDGYGGVDESANESVPAGRYFAALRGPELDQVKDYEDILLPKDEKWPFLLRFPIGCFGICLGLSSQVVLWHALATSPATKFLNISPFINLALWLLAVSVLSCVSFTYIFKCIFYFEAVKREFFHPVRVNFFFAPWVVCMFLVLGVPPALAPGKLHPAICIFMAPYFLLELKIYGQWLSGGKRRLCKVANPSSHLSVVGNFVGAILAAKVGWDEAAKFLWAVGFAHYLVVFVTLYQRLPTSEALPKELHPVYSMFIAAPSAASIAWETIYGGFDGLSRTCYFIALFLYVSLVVRINFFTGFRFSVAWWSYTFPMTTFSVATIKYAEQVPSVPSKGLAVTLSLLSSAMVSVLFVSTLLHAFVWQTLFPNDLAIAITKTRLGKEKKPFKRAYDIKRWTKQALTKNNLVTKDTGGAKEED, encoded by the exons ATGGATAAAAGACCAGTTACTTGTCCGAGTTTCCGTAACTCACATTTCGTCGATATCCATGAAGTTCTGccagaagaagaggaagaggaggaggagggaatTGCAAGAGAGGCCGAGAAAGCGGATAACTCATTTAGCAGAAACACTAAAATTAATAGACAGATGAAGAGAAGTGACGGGAGTTTCAATAGGCAACTTTCACTTGAAACTGGTTTTTCAGTTCTTAGAAGTGAGTCCAAGGCTAAAGATGGGAGGAAGGTTAATCTTCCGAGAAGTGGAAGAAGTTTCGGAGGTTTCGATTCGGTTACGAGGGTTGGCATGGAAGGAAGGAGAGGAGACTTCAGTATCTTCAAGACCAAGTCATCAAATCTGAGTAAGCAGAACTCTTTGTTGCCTACGAGAAAGGAAATAGATATGGAGTCTCAGAGGACTAATGATGGCTATGGAGGAGTTGATGAATCTGCTAATGAAAGTGTTCCTGCTGGGAGATACTTTGCTGCCCTTAGAGGACCTGAGCTCGACCAAGTCAAG GACTATGAGGATATACTCCtcccaaaagatgagaaatGGCCCTTTCTCCTCAGGTTTCCAATTGGATGCTTTGGTATTTGTCTTGGCCTTAGTAGCCAAGTTGTCTTATGGCATGCTCTTGCCACTAGCCCAGCGACCAAGTTTCTCAACATTTCACCCTTCATAAATCTTGCACTTTGGCTATTAGCAGTGTCAGTCCTGTCCTGTGTCTCCTTCACCTACATCTTCAAATGCATTTTCTACTTTGAAGCAGTGAAAAGAGAGTTTTTCCACCCCGTTCGGGTCAACTTCTTCTTCGCCCCTTGGGTTGTCTGCATGTTCTTAGTCCTCGGAGTACCACCTGCACTAGCCCCAGGCAAACTTCACCCTGCCATTTGCATCTTCATGGCACCCTATTTTCTTCTTGAGCTCAAGATCTACGGACAGTGGCTTTCAGGCGGGAAAAGAAGGCTCTGTAAGGTGGCCAATCCATCTTCTCATCTCTCAGTAGTTGGCAACTTTGTAGGGGCAATTTTAGCTGCCAAGGTTGGGTGGGATGAGGCTGCCAAGTTTTTGTGGGCAGTTGGCTTTGCACATTATCTTGTGGTTTTTGTTACTTTGTATCAGAGACTACCAACAAGTGAAGCATTGCCTAAGGAGCTCCACCCTGTGTATTCCATGTTTATTGCAGCCCCATCGGCTGCAAGCATTGCTTGGGAAACCATTTATGGGGGGTTTGACGGGTTGTCGAGGACATGCTACTTCATTGCATTGTTTCTCTATGTTTCACTGGTTGTGAGGATCAACTTCTTCACAGGGTTTAG ATTTTCAGTGGCTTGGTGGTCTTACACCTTTCCGATGACAACTTTCTCAGTAGCCACCATCAAGTACGCAGAACAAGTACCATCAGTTCCAAGCAAGGGACTTGCAGTCACTCTTTCTCTCCTGTCGTCTGCAATGGTGTCCGTATTGTTTGTCTCCACTCTTCTTCATGCCTTCGTTTGGCAAACGTTGTTTCCAAACGATCTCGCCATTGCCATAACAAAGACAAGACTTGGCAAGGAGAAGAAACCCTTCAAAAGAGCCTATGATATAAAGCGTTGGACAAAGCAGGCCCTAACCAAGAACAATCTGGTAACCAAGGATACAGGTGGAGCTAAAGAAGAGGACTAA
- the LOC137723552 gene encoding protein TPX2-like codes for MEMEDDMEVEEVFMAQEVDVDYEFDAAWYFDFTREETPAEARRAELWFESAKSYPPSPVVTRLILGPEILLENVNTSPKSDVENANDRNSDIGVGTESCAMDVNSRDEGMNRGIFGNLQKVLNQPNGAGTGLTFNSHLTGDKLKGQSNASVKPSFPRSSTLMKPTASQLAKQNLKPQNGGSRFQMLHVQNNEKSLCSSSGVESQAPKRQKLDGGHLRKVTDAKQQTNFVHKVPKKDETFDKTTAHPKLRLTIPREPDFETAHRAHRIRPNNGSMLEQVTSTHRKFKARPLNRKIFEAPSLPLPTRSTPKLPEFQEFHLMTMERAMQNASAVSSSSHHLNDHDKGLEKPSISTVAENRKGESRRPNTVECPKKDGNAGMQTFKARPLNKKIFSSKGNIGVFWNSKRETTVPMEFNFQTDRRVQQFPPTELFSKLSLTTERQPNNGSQGKLSQPTSLFTKDSKENRSTVFQQDHKIKEKPSLFGGKQAQDRCTTDVDKKLRMSRLGVR; via the exons atggaAATGGAGGACGATATGGAGGTTGAGGAAGTGTTTATGGCACAGGAAGTGGACGTTGACTACGAGTTCGATGCAGCTTGGTACTTTGACTTCACTAGGGAGGAGACGCCGGCTGAGGCTCGCCGCGCCGAGCTCTGGTTCGAGTCCGCCAAGAGCTACCCGCCGTCTC CTGTTGTGACAAGGTTAATACTTGGACCGGAAATCCTCCTGGAAAACGTAAACACCTCCCCAAAATCCGATGTGGAGAATGCAAATGACCGAAATTCTGATATCGGTGTGGGCACAGAATCATGTGCAATGGATGTAAACAGCAGGG ATGAAGGAATGAATAGAGGGATCTTTGGAAATTTACAAAAAGTTCTAAATCAACCAAATGGAGCTGGTACAG GACTGACATTCAACAGCCACCTAACCGGTGATAAGCTTAAAGGTCAGAGTAATGCTTCTGTAAAGCCATCGTTCCCCAGGAGCTCAACTTTGATGAAGCCCACAGCAAGTCAGCTCGCTAAGCAAAATCTGAAGCCTCAAAATGGTGGTTCCAG ATTCCAAATGCTGCATGTTCAAAACAATGAGAAGAGCTTGTGTAGTTCTTCTGGGGTTGAAAGTCAAGCTCCCAAGAGACAGAAGCTAGATGGAGGGCACTTGCGTAAG GTTACTGATGCAAAGCAGCAAACTAATTTTGTCCACAAGGTACCTAAAAAG GATGAAACTTTCGACAAAACTACTGCACACCCTAAGTTGAGACTTACCATTCCAAGAGAGCCTGACTTTGAAACGGCACATAGGGCACACAGGATTAG GCCTAACAATGGATCTATGTTAGAACAAGTGACATCAACTCATCGAAAATTCAAAGCTCGTCCATTGAACCGAAAA ATTTTTGAGGCTCCTTCATTGCCACTTCCAACAAGGAGCACTCCAAAGTTGCCGGAATTTCAA GAATTTCACCTCATGACAATGGAAAGGGCTATGCAAAATGCATCGGCTGTTTCATCATCCTCACATCATCTCAATGATCACGATAAG GGTTTGGAAAAACCTAGCATTTCTACCGTTGCGGAAAACAGAAAAGGAGAATCCAGAAG ACCAAATACAGTGGAATGTCCTAAGAAGGATGGAAATGCAGGAATGCAAACATTTAAAGCTCGTCCTCTTAACAAAAAG ATATTTTCTAGCAAAGGGAATATTGGTGTTTTCTGGAATAGCAAGCGAGAAACCACTGTACCAATG GAATTTAATTTTCAGACAGACAGAAGAGTACAGCAATTTCCGCCAACCGAACTTTTTAGTAAG CTCTCTTTAACCACTGAGCGCCAGCCAAATAATGGATCACAGGGGAAACTATCCCAGCCTACATCTTTGTTTACGAAG gactcaaaagaaaatagatcGACTGTTTTCCAACAAGACCATAAG ataaaagaaaaaccttCTCTGTTTGGTGGAAAGCAGGCTCAAGACAGGTGCACAACCGATGTTGATAAGAAATTGAGGATGAG TAGGTTGGGCGTTCGTTGA
- the LOC137721946 gene encoding blue copper protein-like, which translates to MASSHLFILVTLAIVAPCILVTDFVVSDDKVFKYPKGVHNVHKVNGTGFQQSAAPLDSVPLTSGNDAVTLATPGRKSYICGVGQHCKAGNQKLLITVMPSSTPSPSPSYTASSPSTSIPYTSAATGIAGTRYGWRMTVVFGFLALLTA; encoded by the exons ATGGCCTCTTCCCATCTATTTATCCTTGTCACTCTTGCAATTGTTGCCCCTTGTATTTTGGTCACAGATTTTGTTGTTAGCGACGACAAAG TTTTTAAGTATCCAAAAGGAGTCCACAACGTGCACAAAGTGAATGGCACAGGCTTTCAGCAAAGTGCAGCCCCATTAGACAGTGTGCCATTGACTAGTGGAAACGACGCGGTCACCCTTGCAACCCCGGGAAGAAAAAGTTACATTTGCGGTGTTGGTCAGCATTGTAAAGCGGGGAACCAGAAGCTTCTTATAACTGTGATGCCATCTTCCACTCCTAGCCCAAGTCCCAGTTATACTGCCTCAAGCCCTAGCACCTCAATCCCTTACACCTCTGCCGCAACAGGAATTGCTGGAACAAGATATGGGTGGAGGATGACAGTTGTTTTTGGCTTTCTTGCACTGCTGACGGCTTAA